The DNA sequence GGCAAGAACAATCTCAACGAGACCATCTTCAAAACCAATATGGAGGCAGCGAAAGAGATTGCTTATCAATTGCGTCTGCGCAATATTGGAGGTATCATAATCATCGATTTTATCGACATGGACAACGAGGAGCATCGCGAGGAGCTTTTTGCCCATTTCAAGGAGGCCGTCAAAAAAGACAAGAGCAGAATTAACATTCTCAAGCTTTCCGAGTTCGGCCTTGTGCAGATGACGCGCAAACGCAGCTCCGAGAATCTGACGCAGATGATGTGTGAGCCCTGTCATTATTGCGCTGGAGAGGGAATCCTCAAGTCAAGAAGAACAATCTGCTATGAATTATTCCGCAAGATATCCAGAAATGCCGACAGAACCGGTGGATTCTCCATAACCCTTCGTGTCCATCCCCGTATAGCGGATATGCTCAACAAGGAAGAAAAAAACACTCTTTCACAACTAGAAAAAGATACCCATAAAAAGCTGGTGGTTGTTCCTGTAAAGGATTTGCATATCGAGAAATATGACATCATCTGGCATCAATAAAACTCTATTTCACAGGTTTCATGCGACTTAACAAAAAATCAAAAAACAGCGGTATTGGTAAATTTTTTCTCTTCTTACTTTTAGGTATTGTCGTTGCCGGAGGGGCCTATGTCACCCTGGTTTTCTTTGAAAACTCTCCTCCAACTCTGCAACTCACCGGTGATACGGAACATATCGGAAAAACGGCGGATTTCTCTATAATAGCTGGTGATGACAACAGCGGTCTGCGTTCAGTCCGGCTAATTCTCCGTCAAGACGACAAAGAATACGTACTAGCCGAGGAGTCTTTTCCCAGAAATGGCTATACCGGCAGAATTGGCCCGGCCTCTTTCAGTAAAGAAGTAACCTTTGATACCGATGGGAAAGGTATTTCGGACGGTCCCGCCGAGCTGGTTGTACAGGCCGCGGATTATTCTTTGCGCGGCTATCTATCCGGCAATACGGTAGATATGACAAAAAATGTCACTGTTGATACCGTTCCACCCAAAGTGCTGGTGTTGCATTCAGAAAGATATATACAACCGGGAGGCAGCGGACTGGTGATTTACAAAGTAGACGGTGAGGCTACCAGGCATGGTGTTCAATTCGGCGGTCATTTCCATGCAGGTCATCCGGTGGAAGACGGCAGAGAAGACATCTTTGTTGCCTATATCGCACTGCCTTACGATGCCACAGAGATGGGCAAGGCTATGATTCAGGCGGAGGATGCCGCCGGTAATCTGGGGAGCCAGCCCTTTTCCCCGGTATTTCAAAAAAAGCCGATAAAACGTGACCGCATCAACGTCGGAGACGGCTTTCTATCAGCAAAGGTTCCTGAGTTTGAAGGGTATTATCCTGAAATGCAGGGAAGCATGAAAGAAAAGTATCTGTACACCAACCGAGAAGTGCGTAAAGCGAACAATGACAAGATCTTTCAACTTTGCCAGAACCCGGTATCCCAGCGTCTGTGGAAAGGTGGATTTCAGAGAATGGCCGGAGCATCGCGAGCTGGTTTTGCTGATTACCGGACCTATTATTATCAAGGTGAGGAAATAGACAAGCAGGTTCATCTCGGCATGGATATAGCTTCAACTCAGCACGCCGAGGTTCGTGCTGCCAATACGGGTGAAGTTGTCTTTGCCGATTATCTGGGGATTTACGGCAATATGGTCCTCCTTGATCATGGCCAGGGCGTCTTCAGCCTCTATTCTCATCTCAGCAGTATTCAGGTTGCCGCCGGTGACAGTGTTAATATCAACGATACCCTCGGCCTAACCGGTACGAGCGGTATGGCGGGTGGCGATCATCTCCACTTTTCCATGCTTATCAATGGCATTTTCGTGACGCCGAAGGAATGGTGGGATGAGCATTGGGTAGAGGTGACCGTCTCGGAGCCGCTGGTAGGTTCAAAATTTTGATCAAAGTTATCCATCAGGCGGCGTAATTTCATCGCCGCCTGGTGACCATAAAGCTCAAGCACCTCAGGTCATTCGTATTCTTTCACAATCCGGACATATCCAGGTAGGACCATTGCTTATTCCCCAGCGATTCTCTCTGAAGCATTCGTCGCAGATCTGAAATCCACAGGGACAACTCCAGCAGAAGGCTTTCGGCTCCTTGCAGCAATGACATTTGTATTCTCCGATCTTTCTTCGTCTATAGCCAGATTCTCTCTTTTCATTCATGATAATAACGTAAAAAGTCATTGAAGGTGCCTGGATGGACTCTGCGATAAGCACCCGTATGGGCATAAACTCCGACCTCGAGTAAGCTTGAATACCAGGCGTAGATCGAGTTTTTTACGAGTCCATCATTCATCCCGTATTTGTATTTCCGTTCTTAACCATTGCAGATAGTCCGATTCAACCTGTTCTACGGCAACAGCCACAATTTCGGGGGTCTCGTAGGAATGCAGTTTTTTGATATATCGTTCCAGCATTCCATAACTGTCCGCAGTGGTTTTCATAGTCAAAACGTATTCAGGGCTCTGCTCTATAACATCATTCCACCAGTAAAATGACTCTATGCCACCGGAAAGCTGGGCACAGGCGACAAGTCTTTTCTGTAAGAGCTTTTTTGCTAGAGAGACAGCTTCCTCTCTCTCCGAGAAAGTAGTCTGCACTATAAGCATTTCTTTCATTTTTTGAGAACTCCTAAAATATAGTTTAAAAATCTACTCATTCTTCCCCTGATCATCTTAAAAGCAGCACCGCCAGAATATCACAACTACTAAACTCTATTCTTTCCTTTTTAAAGCTATTCGAATATTTTATTAATTACGCAAAAATTTTTAAACCCCCGTGAAAAATAAAAAAAGAGAGTCTGATATGCTTTTTGTCATAGACATTGGGAATTCTCATACGGTTATAGGACTTTATGAAAAGGATAATCTTCAAGGTCACTGGAGAATTAAATCCGACCGAAATCAAACTCCGGATGAGATAGCTATACAATTCAATGCTCTCTTCGCCATGGCCGGGCTTAACCATCTAAAAATATCAGGTATTATAATATCCAGCGTTGTCCCCTCGCTCGAAGCAGCATGGATTGACTGCTGTACCAAGCATTTTTCAGACAGCCGTGGTTCCCGTCCTTTCATTGTCAATAGTGAAAGCCTGAAAGATCTGATCACTATCAAAACAGATTATCCCGCCGAGGTGGGTGCGGATCGACTGGTCAACGCCATAGCTGCGTGGTCCCGGTATGGATCGCATCTGATCGTCATCGATTTTGGAACGGCCATTACCTTCGATTGCGTGACCGATAGCTGCGAATATATCGGCGGGACTATATTACCGGGCGTTGCCATTTCCCTGGAGGCATTATCAAACAGGGCTGCCAAGCTGCCTCATATCGACATCTCTACATCACCCGAAACCATAATCGGTAAAAACACCGTAGATGCCATGAAAAGCGGGGTTCTTCACGGATATGGGGCAATGATAGACGGATTGGTCGATATACTGGGAAAGGAAATGTGCAGTTCTTCGAAAATCAATGTAGTAGCAACCGGTGGTATGGCCGAACTCATAATTCCCTACAGTCGTAAAGTCGATCAT is a window from the Desulfopila inferna genome containing:
- a CDS encoding type III pantothenate kinase; translation: MLFVIDIGNSHTVIGLYEKDNLQGHWRIKSDRNQTPDEIAIQFNALFAMAGLNHLKISGIIISSVVPSLEAAWIDCCTKHFSDSRGSRPFIVNSESLKDLITIKTDYPAEVGADRLVNAIAAWSRYGSHLIVIDFGTAITFDCVTDSCEYIGGTILPGVAISLEALSNRAAKLPHIDISTSPETIIGKNTVDAMKSGVLHGYGAMIDGLVDILGKEMCSSSKINVVATGGMAELIIPYSRKVDHVEPMLTLQGLHYIYTKVHEK
- the cutA gene encoding divalent-cation tolerance protein CutA, whose protein sequence is MKEMLIVQTTFSEREEAVSLAKKLLQKRLVACAQLSGGIESFYWWNDVIEQSPEYVLTMKTTADSYGMLERYIKKLHSYETPEIVAVAVEQVESDYLQWLRTEIQIRDE
- a CDS encoding M23 family metallopeptidase, coding for MRLNKKSKNSGIGKFFLFLLLGIVVAGGAYVTLVFFENSPPTLQLTGDTEHIGKTADFSIIAGDDNSGLRSVRLILRQDDKEYVLAEESFPRNGYTGRIGPASFSKEVTFDTDGKGISDGPAELVVQAADYSLRGYLSGNTVDMTKNVTVDTVPPKVLVLHSERYIQPGGSGLVIYKVDGEATRHGVQFGGHFHAGHPVEDGREDIFVAYIALPYDATEMGKAMIQAEDAAGNLGSQPFSPVFQKKPIKRDRINVGDGFLSAKVPEFEGYYPEMQGSMKEKYLYTNREVRKANNDKIFQLCQNPVSQRLWKGGFQRMAGASRAGFADYRTYYYQGEEIDKQVHLGMDIASTQHAEVRAANTGEVVFADYLGIYGNMVLLDHGQGVFSLYSHLSSIQVAAGDSVNINDTLGLTGTSGMAGGDHLHFSMLINGIFVTPKEWWDEHWVEVTVSEPLVGSKF